Within the candidate division KSB1 bacterium genome, the region CCCCACAATCCCCACCCGAACAAAAAGGCCACCGCGATATTGGCGCCGATTTCGAGAAAGATCACGGCGGCGATGCTGAGCCACATCAGCCATTCGAGATCGCCGGCCCCGCGCAAATTGCCCATCAACACACCATTGACCGCCTTGGGGAGCTGGGCGAGGGCAAACACTTTCAGCGGAAACAACCCCACCTGAATCACCGTGGGATCGGCGGTAAAGATGCTCAAAATCGGCTGGGAGAACACAAACAGCAGCAGCACAACGACCATGACAAAGGCATACATCACCCAGCCGGAGACTTCGGCGGTGCGCTCGGCGAGTTGCCGCCGCTCTGCGCCCAGGTTGCGGCCCATCAAGGTCATGGCCCCCAGGCCAAAGCCCATGTAGAACATCGACAGAATGGCCTGAATGCGCATGAAGGCCTGATGCGCCGCCAGCAGCGGAATGCCCAGCACCGCGACAAAACTGGTGACCACAAGCTGGCCGAAGGCCCACACCAACTGCTCGATGGTGGTGGGGAAGCCCGCCTTGAACAGCCGCTTGAGGGTGGTGAGGTTGGGCTGCGCCATTTCACGCCAGGAAAGAAAAAGCACACTTTTGCGGCTGCGCAGCAAATGGCATGTGGCCATCAAGCCCAGGGTGTGGGACACGCCGGCGGCGAGCGCGGCGCCCTGCACCTCCAGGCGCGGCAGGCCGAGCCAGCCAAAAATCAACAGCGGGGAAAGCACCAGATTGAGGGCGTTCTGGCAGAGGTTGATCAGCATGGAAAACTTGGTCTCGCCGATGCCGCGGATCACACCCAGGGCGATGAAGTTGGTGATGATGAAGGGCGAGAAAACCGCGATGGTGCGCAGGTAGCTCACGCCGGCGTGTTCGGCCTGCTGTCCGCCCTCCCTGATCAGCTTGAAAATTTGCGTCGCCCCGAAGAACCAGAACAACGCCAGGCCGATGGCGATCATCGAGCCGATGATCATGGTCTGGCCGAAGATGTGGTTGGCCTCGTGGCGCTCGCCGGCGCCCAGGTTGCGGTTGATGATGAGGGAGCTGCCCACCACAAAGGTGAGCAGCACCGTCATGCACAACACGATGACCTGAATCGCCATGCCAAAACCGGCGAAGGCCGCCGCGCTGATCCGGCCGATGAAGATCGACTCGATCGTCCAGGTGATGGTTTGCGAGGCGAGATCCACCACGGCCGGCAGCGAGGTTTTGAGCAGGTTGGCGAGCGGCGAGACTTCGGCTTTGTCCGTGGGGCGGCCGTCCGGGGAAAGCCGGTCCCGGTTTCGACGCAGCAGCCGGTGCAGCGTGAACCGCGACACCACAG harbors:
- a CDS encoding MATE family efflux transporter, with amino-acid sequence MPRLNPVVSRFTLHRLLRRNRDRLSPDGRPTDKAEVSPLANLLKTSLPAVVDLASQTITWTIESIFIGRISAAAFAGFGMAIQVIVLCMTVLLTFVVGSSLIINRNLGAGERHEANHIFGQTMIIGSMIAIGLALFWFFGATQIFKLIREGGQQAEHAGVSYLRTIAVFSPFIITNFIALGVIRGIGETKFSMLINLCQNALNLVLSPLLIFGWLGLPRLEVQGAALAAGVSHTLGLMATCHLLRSRKSVLFLSWREMAQPNLTTLKRLFKAGFPTTIEQLVWAFGQLVVTSFVAVLGIPLLAAHQAFMRIQAILSMFYMGFGLGAMTLMGRNLGAERRQLAERTAEVSGWVMYAFVMVVVLLLFVFSQPILSIFTADPTVIQVGLFPLKVFALAQLPKAVNGVLMGNLRGAGDLEWLMWLSIAAVIFLEIGANIAVAFLFGWGLWGVWLVHMFDETIRFAANFWRFSRGKWQFLHL